The Clostridia bacterium DNA segment TCTAAGGAACTAGACAGGAAGAACATACCCAACGTAGTTATTACGGCCTTTACTTCTATCGCGCAGAACGTAGGTGCAAACCGCATTGTATTTGGTGGCGACTTTACACACCCGGTGGGAGATCCTAGTTTACCCATCGAGCGTGAGAAAGCCTACCGCAAGCGGGTAATTGAAAAAGCCCTGTTTGCCCTGGGTGAAGATGTAGTCGGACCGACCATCTTCAACGTAGAAGAAAGTAAGGAGGCCTAGCATGAAATTAACTAGAAGATATTACGATGTAACGGATGCAGCCTTCGGCGAGAAGAACAGTTTTAAAGACGGCAAGCTAGTTATAAACAAGGCTGCTCTACTGAGTGAACTAGAAGCATCCATGAAGAGCATCGAGTCCATCGACTTCGAACTCGTAAAACCTGGAGAAAATACCAGGATTATCCATGTACTCGACGCCATTGCCCCCATGATCAAGGTTGAGGGACAAGGAAAACAGTATTCCGGATTTTTCGGACGTCCGAATACCTGTGGTGATGGCATAACCAATATGTTGCGAGGCTTTGCCGTTATCGAAAGTGCGCCCCTGCCTTGGGACGACAGCAGCGCAAGCTCAGGCCTTTTGTATCCCCGGGATGCCATTATGGATATGCAGGGACCCATTGCCGGATTTTCACCCTTCAGCGAGACTGTCAATCTAGTAATCAAGTATGAGCTCACCGATGGAAAGTCTTCCGCGGAATACGATGCAGATATCCGTTTGTGCGGACTTAAAGTGGCAGAAATTCTAGCCACTTTAACCTTAGGACTGGAACCGGTAGAAGAAGAGCTGTTCAGCATAGATGAAGTCAATGAAGAACTGCCAGGTGTAGTACTGGTATGGCAATGCCAAAACCAGGGCGTTTATTCCAACACCTATCTCTATGGCAAGAGTATAGACAATCTAGTGCCCACGCTCCTGCATCCCAACGAAATGCTAGACGGATGTGTAGTCAGTGGAAACTATGTATGGCCAGCCTTCAAGGTACCGACCTATCTGCACGTTAATCATCCTATTGTTTTGGAGCTATATAGGCAACACGGCAAGACCATCAATTTCAAGGGAGTTATTTTTGCCAGAAGCCACCAGCCGACCAACTGGGACAAGGAACGTTGTGCCAACTTCAATGTTAAGATTGCGCACTACCTAGGTGCCAAAGGTTTGGTTATGGCTTGGGAAGGTGGCGGCAACGCAGCAGTGGATGGTATGCTAACCATTCAGGCTGCAGAAAAATCCGGCATCAAGGCCTCAACAATCACCTTCGAATTTGGTGGTGAAGACGGCACAGAAGGTATTTTATTAGTAGACGACGTGCCAGAAGCAGACGCTGTTATCAGTGGCGGAAGCATTGAGAAGACCTACACACTGCCTAAGGTAGACCGGGTAGTTGGCGGTGACACACTTAGATTAAACAAAGAGTCGGGCGGATTCTTCCCTCCGGCAGAGGATGAGATTACATTTGATACGACGACACAGCTCTATTGCTCAGGTAACCAAGCGGCACATAGCAAACTGTTCGCGGAATCCTACTAGGGGGTAATTATATGGATCCATATCAATATATTAAAAAAGAACCGTACAAGATGTATATCGACGGCCAATGGGTCGCCTCAGAAAGTAAAGAAACCTTTGATATTATTAACCCAGCGGTGAACGAGGTATTTGCAACAGCCTATAAGGGCTCCGAAAAAGATGCCCAAAAGGCCATTCTCGCAGCCAGGAAGGCCTACGATGAAGGACCTTGGGCTGGTATGACCCATCATGAACGTAGCGAACTGCTGTTCAAGGTTAGAGACTTGCTGGCCAAGAGACAAGAAGAGTTTGCCTGCATAGAAACACTAGATTGTGGCAAACTCTATCCCAGCGTACTCTACTATGAAATCCAACAGGCCCTGGATGGATTTGCTTACAGTGCCGGAAACGCCAGACATCTAGAAGGCAAGGTGGTACCGGTAGACGGCGGTGGCAATAACTTCAACTACGTCACTTGGGAACCCTGCGGGGTAGTCGGCGAGATTCTCCCCTGGAATGGTCCCTTGATGATGGGAGCCCAGAAGATTTCAGCCATTTTGGCGGCCGGCAATACGGTCGTAGTGAAGCCGAGCTCATGGGCATCCCTATCCATGTTGGTCATTGCGGAAGTATTCCATGAAGCAGGATTTCCACCGGGCGTATTCAATGTGATTACCGGTTCCGGTCAGGTCGTGGGAGATGCACTGGTTAAGAGCCCACTAGTGGACATGGTTTCCATGACAGGCGGTACAGAGACGGGAGAACAGATTATCCGTAGCTCTGCAGATACCATCAAGAAGATTGCTCTGGAATTGGGTGGCAAAAGCCCGCACATCATCTTCGACGACGTAGACCTTGATGATGCAGCCAAATGGGCTGTGTTCGGATTCACCTTGAACTCAGGCCAGGTCTGCGTATCCGGCACCAGGGTCATCGTGCATGAAAACATCTATGAGGACTTGCTGGCACGCATGAAAACTGTTTGTGAGAACTTTGTACCAGGCAACGGTTTCGACTATGAGAAGGGTGTAAACTTTTCTTCCCTGATTTCCAAGGAACATGCAGAGACGGTCAGAGGATTCATTGAGTCTGGAATTGAAGATAAGGCAAGACTAGTATGTGGCGGAACACACTTTGAAGGCTTAGAAGGCCAAGACAACAATTTTGTACCAGCAACCATCTTTGCCGATGTGACGCCAGACATGAAGATCTTCCAAGAAGAAATTTTTGGACCAGTAGGTTGCGTAACCAAATTCTCCACCGAGGAAGAGGCTGTGAAACTGGCCAATATGACCAAATTCGGACTAGCAGGTGGTGTATTCACCAATAGCATCGCCAGAGCCCATAGGGTTGCTGGAAAAATCAAGGCAGGTCAGGTATACGTAAACAGCTACTTCAGTAAGGGAATGATGGAATCTCCGGGTACCGGTTGGAAACAAAGTGGTGTTGGTGTAGCTGGCATCCATAAGTATATGCATTCAAGAACGGTATTCGTATCCCTGGAAGATCATCCCCAGGCCCCGCTATAGAAAACTTCTTAAAATGTAAAGAATAGAAAGGACCAATTGTTATGGAACGAAACTATGCAGCGTTGGTAATGAGCAAGTTTGTCGTAGGCAGAGGTTCTTTGGATTATCTAGGAAGTTTTAAAAATAAGAGGGTGTCGGTGATTCATGGTGGTCCCAACATTTTGACAGATCTTTTGAGATCAAGGATTGAATCCTTGATCTCAAAAAACAGTGGGACATGCATGTTTACCAAACCGGTACTCAGGGAACCATTTTTTAAGGATATTCTGAGTATTGAAAAAGAAATCCAAGACTACCAACCCGACTTAATCGTAGCCTTGGGTGGTGGAGCCGTCATGGATACGGCCAAGGTTGTCCAGATGTTATATGAAAATCCGGGCATTAGCCAAGAAGAGCTGGTGCGGCCCTACCAAATTCCCGATTTGGGCAAGAAGGCGATACTTCTTGCAATACCTACAACCAGTGGAACAGGCTCAGAAACGACCTCGGCGGCAGTATTCACGGACGATGAAACTAAGGAAAAAAGATTGATGCTAGGCAATGGTCTCATTCCCCAGTATGCAATTTTGGATGCAGATTTTACGGATTCACTTCCTGCCTCCATTGCAGCCTATACTGGTATTGATGCCTTGACCCATGCTTTAGAAGCAGCAGTCTGTACCATCGCAAACCCCATGGTCAAAACCATGGCCATCAGTGCAGCGGTAGATCTTTTCGAGAACCTCACAAATTCAGTATGCAAGGGTATTGCCCCAGAGCTGAAGGCAAAAGCCAGGGAGAAGTGCCACATTGCTGCTAGTATGGCCGGTGTAGCCATTACAAACTCCTGTACGGGATTGGCCCATGGCTTGGACCAGCCGGGCCCATATTTTTCCTTGCCTCACGGTCAAACTTGTGGTGTTCTCTTGCCTTATACGATGGCCTTCACAGGAGTAGATCCTTCGTATGTCACTATTGCTAGACGGTTGGGGCTGCCGGGAAGCAGCGATGAGGAGCTTTGCCTATCTTTGGTAAGCCATATAAGGAATTTAACAACAGATTTGGGAATTCCCAAGAGCTTTAAGGAGATGGAAATATCAGAACAAGAGTATATGGACCAGTTGGAACACTTTGCTAATTTGGCAGCTCCTGCAATGGCCACTAGGCTAGCTCCAAGAATTCCGAATCATCAAGAAACCAAGAAAATCCTAGAAATGGCATATTATGCCTAATCGGCGTATGTTTGTATAATGGATTGAAAAACATAAGAGACAGTGTGTAGGCAAAGGTCTACATGCTGTTTTTTGTTTTTGTTATAGAATAATGAGATTAAATCGAAAGAGCCGGTATTTTCATAAGGCTTGCTCATTCATTACATCAGGTGTTCGTATTTATATAAAGAACTCACCAGGGTAGACGTAGGGACTTAAGCGGGACTCTTCGGTAATTCATTGCTGAGGAGTTCACGAAATTTCAAGAAATATTCCCCCGCGGTCTAGAAACATGGTAAAATTACCCTAGACAGACTACTGTGAAGAAGTAGATGATTCGTAGTATGTTCTATGCGGAGGAAAGAAAGCATGGTTGTTTCAACAGGAAAAAATGAATTTGTAAAGGTTGCCTATTATTATTACAAGGCAGGCATGACACAAAATGAGATTGCCAAAAAGATGTCCATGTCTAGGCAACGTGTGAACCGAATATTAAAAAAATGTCTGGAAACAGGCATTGTAAAGATAATGATTCAGGAGACTGAGGAACAAAACGTAGAATTTGAGGCAGAATTTGAGGCTTTGACTGGTTTAAAAGAGGTATTGATCATCAATACGGAAGCAGATGACGTAAATGATTCCCTTGGACCGGTGGCCGCATCCTATCTTGAGCGCATCATAAGTGATGGAGATATCATCGGCTTTTCCAGAGGGCGTGCCCTCTCTTCCATGGTGAGCAGTCTAGAACCGACCAAAAAGAAGGATCTAACGGTCCTGCAACTGGTTGGCGGACAGATTGAAGATGAATCCAACATCAATTCAGACAACATCGTACGGTATTCTTCGGAAATCTTAAATGCCAAATCCCAGTTTCTTTATGCGCCAATCATTGTGGAAAGCAGGAAGCTTAGAGATTCGATGCTCAATGAGACGGTCTTTGCACAGATGTACAACAGGATGAAGGACTGCACCGTTGCCGTAGTGGGTATCGGTGATATGTCCAAGGAGTCCGAGTTTGTAACCAGGAGCTTTTTGACAAAAGATGAGATTCAAACCCTGCAAAAAGAAAAGGCGGTAGGGGAGATTTGTACGCATTACTTTGATCAGGATGGCAAGATTATCAAGAGCGATATCAACGGCAGGGTCTTTGCGATTGACTGCAATAGCTTTAAGGAAATACCCATTCGGATCGGTGTAAGTGGGGGAAATAAGAAGATTTCTGCCATTGTGGGTGCCATCAGAGGCGGTCTGATCAACGTGCTGGTAATTGACTACGATACAGCACGAGCTGTGTTGGACAGACTAAAACCTTAATACTGAAAACAGAACAATATGAGCTGCTTATGTATAAGCAGCTCTTTTTTTATGCACTGAATCGAATAGGAGGCCTTAACGGACTTTCTTTGTTGAGGGGCTGAAAATCAGTTTTATCTGTTTACAAAATTGGGGAAAGGTGGTATTATTTATCCAATAGTTACATATGTAATTGTAGTGAGCATATGTAACATACACGAAGAAGTACAGAAAAGAAATGGAGATAAATACTATGGCAAACAAAACACATCGTCTCAATCACATCTTTCGGGAAGACAGGAAGACCTTCATAATGGCAATGGACCATGGCAACATGTTCAACGTTCTTCCTGCTATGAAGTATCCTGGCAAAATTGTGAGTGAAGTGGCTCGTGCCGGCGCGGATGCCTTTTTGTCAACCGTTGGGATGGCGGATAAATTCGCCGACGAGTTTCACGGAAAGGGAATCATCTTAAGACTCGATGGTTCTTGCTCCTATCTAGGGTCAAAGAGTAAACCGCTGCAAACTGTCGTGAAGGTTGAAGACGCAGTAAGACTGGGTGCGGATGCCGTCATCAGC contains these protein-coding regions:
- a CDS encoding aldehyde dehydrogenase; this encodes MDPYQYIKKEPYKMYIDGQWVASESKETFDIINPAVNEVFATAYKGSEKDAQKAILAARKAYDEGPWAGMTHHERSELLFKVRDLLAKRQEEFACIETLDCGKLYPSVLYYEIQQALDGFAYSAGNARHLEGKVVPVDGGGNNFNYVTWEPCGVVGEILPWNGPLMMGAQKISAILAAGNTVVVKPSSWASLSMLVIAEVFHEAGFPPGVFNVITGSGQVVGDALVKSPLVDMVSMTGGTETGEQIIRSSADTIKKIALELGGKSPHIIFDDVDLDDAAKWAVFGFTLNSGQVCVSGTRVIVHENIYEDLLARMKTVCENFVPGNGFDYEKGVNFSSLISKEHAETVRGFIESGIEDKARLVCGGTHFEGLEGQDNNFVPATIFADVTPDMKIFQEEIFGPVGCVTKFSTEEEAVKLANMTKFGLAGGVFTNSIARAHRVAGKIKAGQVYVNSYFSKGMMESPGTGWKQSGVGVAGIHKYMHSRTVFVSLEDHPQAPL
- a CDS encoding glycine reductase, with protein sequence MKLTRRYYDVTDAAFGEKNSFKDGKLVINKAALLSELEASMKSIESIDFELVKPGENTRIIHVLDAIAPMIKVEGQGKQYSGFFGRPNTCGDGITNMLRGFAVIESAPLPWDDSSASSGLLYPRDAIMDMQGPIAGFSPFSETVNLVIKYELTDGKSSAEYDADIRLCGLKVAEILATLTLGLEPVEEELFSIDEVNEELPGVVLVWQCQNQGVYSNTYLYGKSIDNLVPTLLHPNEMLDGCVVSGNYVWPAFKVPTYLHVNHPIVLELYRQHGKTINFKGVIFARSHQPTNWDKERCANFNVKIAHYLGAKGLVMAWEGGGNAAVDGMLTIQAAEKSGIKASTITFEFGGEDGTEGILLVDDVPEADAVISGGSIEKTYTLPKVDRVVGGDTLRLNKESGGFFPPAEDEITFDTTTQLYCSGNQAAHSKLFAESY
- a CDS encoding iron-containing alcohol dehydrogenase; the protein is MERNYAALVMSKFVVGRGSLDYLGSFKNKRVSVIHGGPNILTDLLRSRIESLISKNSGTCMFTKPVLREPFFKDILSIEKEIQDYQPDLIVALGGGAVMDTAKVVQMLYENPGISQEELVRPYQIPDLGKKAILLAIPTTSGTGSETTSAAVFTDDETKEKRLMLGNGLIPQYAILDADFTDSLPASIAAYTGIDALTHALEAAVCTIANPMVKTMAISAAVDLFENLTNSVCKGIAPELKAKAREKCHIAASMAGVAITNSCTGLAHGLDQPGPYFSLPHGQTCGVLLPYTMAFTGVDPSYVTIARRLGLPGSSDEELCLSLVSHIRNLTTDLGIPKSFKEMEISEQEYMDQLEHFANLAAPAMATRLAPRIPNHQETKKILEMAYYA
- a CDS encoding sugar-binding transcriptional regulator, which gives rise to MRRKESMVVSTGKNEFVKVAYYYYKAGMTQNEIAKKMSMSRQRVNRILKKCLETGIVKIMIQETEEQNVEFEAEFEALTGLKEVLIINTEADDVNDSLGPVAASYLERIISDGDIIGFSRGRALSSMVSSLEPTKKKDLTVLQLVGGQIEDESNINSDNIVRYSSEILNAKSQFLYAPIIVESRKLRDSMLNETVFAQMYNRMKDCTVAVVGIGDMSKESEFVTRSFLTKDEIQTLQKEKAVGEICTHYFDQDGKIIKSDINGRVFAIDCNSFKEIPIRIGVSGGNKKISAIVGAIRGGLINVLVIDYDTARAVLDRLKP